The following is a genomic window from Neodiprion pinetum isolate iyNeoPine1 chromosome 3, iyNeoPine1.2, whole genome shotgun sequence.
ACCTAGCTTGTACTCGTGTATAAAAACCACCATCGCTAGCATAATGCAAggctttgaatattttatttccattgTGCGGAAAAGTACATCAATTAGAAGTGTTCAAGTTACCgttctgaagaaaaaaaaaaaaatcgcaggATCGTTTCAGTTAACTTTTTACATTCAAGTGTTTTCAAACTCTTCAAACACGattcagaattgaaaataaatttgagatTAAAGCAGTATGGAGAAAAAGGCTGGCAAGgagacggttaattttttctcctcaaatCTTTTCAGATTTATCTTAAGAAGAAAATAGGTGCCTTTCTGCAACGAGACGTCGCGATATAAAAATCCTTCGATTTACGTAGTAATTCTCGAGACCGCGACAGCGTTTTTCGCCATTCCGAAAGTGGAAATCCGCCGATTCAACTCTTTaccgttcgttcgttcgttcgttcagCAAGGCAATTTGCTTCACCGTCCACGCACGGAACGATTTGCGGTTTGTCATCGAGCATGAATTTGTAGGTATTCACTGTTTTGCACTCGTTTGTGTCATTACTGTTGTTGTTATAAATTCGTTGCGGAACGAGTATCTCCTAACCATCATCAGCCACTGACACAATCCTTGGAGCGGTACATCGTATCTGCAAACCTCATCCGGCTGTTGCGTGGTGTATACATGTCGCATATACTTATATGCGTTCGCATAAAATTCATGCATACAAACATCTCCATCAAAATGAATTACCAGTCTcagaaaaggaagaagaaaaaaacggaacgtaaaaagaaggagaaacgCTTCAACCTTGTCGAGCGTTGCATAACGTGACAGTAAATCAGTGACTCATAATCAGTCACCGAGGAagctatgtatacatatatacatcaaCATCGAGTCTTCAAATCTCAAATCCTCTGAAGCAtgctgattttttcttctcgcaaTAATATCATAATTAATCCAGTCAATAAAGtctaaaaaagttttcggcCGAGAAAAGGTGGCGAAGAGATAATTTTGGTACGTGTTATTTGGTTTCGTGCcccgatgaaaaattcaagatttcgacctggggggggggggggggggcgccATCTTGGATTAAAGGTCTTgggttgtttttttcaaaatagttCCTCAACGGTCGATCCTacgaaaaaaatgtccaaCACAGATTCGAAGAAGCCTGAAtccccaaaattttttgtacaaacaCTTTTGTGTAAGTCTGATTTGTAACgagttattttgaaaaaaacaacgtttaATCCTTTAATCCAAGACGGCGGATCGCCCCGACCCAACACTCCTAGGTCgaaaactttgatttttcatcggaGTCCGGAACTAGATAACACACATAAAAATTATCTCCACACCACCTTTTGTCGGACAAAAATGCCCATTGACCGGACTAAATTCCCGGCGATAATAATTGCCGAGAAAATCAACCGTGGCTTGTATAGTCTACCTAGTGAAATCGAAGGCGGTGATCATCAtctcctcgtcctcgtcgaaGTAGCCAAGCCCGTTGATCCTATCCTCCGTCGATTCGGTCAGAGCGACCCCTTCGTCGTTGACCTCGTCGCCTGAGAGGGTGATCTTAGTTGACGAATATCTAACCCCAGCCTCGAGCCAGTCCTCGTGTTGAATATTGACTCTATCGTCGAAGGCGACGCGTCTCGATTCGGGCTGATCATCGACGACGACAACGGTGGCGCAGTCGTCGCCGCTTGATATCGTGCTCGAGGAAGACCTCCGTGGTCCTTCAACGACTTCCTCGCGCTTATCGTCGACAGTGGTAACGTTCTTAGCCGCATCCATCTCCGCGGACTCCTTTAAAGCCTCGTCCGCATCCTCCGGCCTCGATTCCTTCGATTCCGAACGCGGTACACGGACCTGCGTATTCTGTGCTTCGAAGACCACCGCGCCATTGACGACCTGTATGTGCCTCTGGTTTTTGAACTTTGGCGCGGCGCTTTTCTCGCTCtcactgctgctgctgccgccgcCGTTCCCGGTTCTCGCAACATGGATAGGCGCGGGTCGTTTCAGAGGCTGCTGAATCGTTCCTCTCGATTTCCCGTCGCCCCTTTCACTCGTCGCAGGCGTTACTGCCTTGCCGCCTCCGAGTCGTTGGAGGTTCTGGTCCCGCGGGTTCGCCGCCCGTTCATCTCGCTGCTGACGATCGTCTTCCGCACTCCTAACCGACGTCGGCGACGTCGCGGACTCGTAAACAACGGTCCTCCCGGCTCGCCATGGCTTCGTATCCGGCGGCGGCGGCGCTTGTCTAGTCGGACACGGAGGCCTCGGTGACCTCTTAAGCGCCTCGGCTACGACCTGACGACTCGGTCTAGGCGGTACGGGGGGTGGATGAGGCCTGGGGGTGGCGGCGAGTTGCATTTCGGGTGGAGTTCCTTGTTCAATTTCCGTTCGAAACAGTCCCAGTTTCTTATTTTGCCTCCTTCTTTGCAAAACTTACGACAACCTTGTTGGCGGTGCATCACCTGCCCCTGCAGGCCGCTTGGAAGACCAGGGGAATTTCATAATCCTGATAAACTACATGACTCTAGTGTGGAGATaatttcctcctcctctttcgAGGCAGGCTTTGCACACCTTACAAGTTCTTACCGGTCACCGTCTCACAGCACACGCGAGTACAAGAAACTACCGACGAACACAGTCTTCATTTCGCTCAATCGTCGATCACCGACAAGTTTATAACAACCTGAACTTCCCCAGGTTTTTAGAAAACCAAGGAAAAAACGCGACTGCGATTACCGAGCCGATTAGATAACCGCGAGATAACGGTTTCTGATGCAGGTGGCCGGGTATCTCCCGAGGcaaaattatctgaaaaatgtGGACGAAGTTCGTTTCATAAGATTCCAGAATCGGCGTAGAGTGGAATCCTCCTCTTCTTGCACAATAATCGAGGCACGAAAGACGACGCAAAAATAATGGAAACGAGGTAGAATAATAGAAATGAGGGAAGGAACACTGCAATATTATTACGTTATAAAGCGAGAAAACACGAGCGGCAATTTTTAAggaaaaagagaggaagaTAATCGCGCCGTTGTTACCGGTTTCTATCACACGACGCACACAACGTCCTTGTAAGTGTTCGGTGCGACGGAGAGACCGCGACTGAGGGATCCGACAACGATCCTCCGAGGTTTTtcaggggcggggggggggatggAGAGGAGGCGGGAGGCGAACCACGTGACTCCCGATCGCGGTGTTAGGCGTCAGGTAGCCGCTCTGTGTTTCTCCGTTCCAACGATCGGCGTTCGTTTACTATACCGAGCTTATCCCACCATTTAACGCGGTGATTATGCCATGCTTGCGATTCTGCGGCAGTCAATACGCGATGCGTTACGAGCACCTGCGGCCATATGCAGCGGGTGAAATAGCAGGGATCTTCGAATTGCGCCCGACTGAACGACCGGTAACTTCCCGCGATCGGGGCTCTGGAAATAGGACGTATGGGGGTGAGGGACAGATCGTTAAATGGGCGGATAATCGAGGGGTtagattatagatttttcaaacagcGGAGAATTTAATTCCTCGGATTGTAAAGTACGGAAGGACAAGGTGTGTGTATGGCACCTGTGCGATCGTCGGGatgaatatgaatatattatgTCAAgccgaaaagtaaaaaagaatctGTCAAATTCTTAGGGTTATGGATCTTGACTTTTCTCCATACTTCGACTTTATATATTTCGGTATTATATGGTATGGATTTTTatgtttctgaaaatttgGTACTGTGAAACGTCTATTGTGTAGCCATTCTACTCTTTTATCTACACTCAGATATGggcagtataaaaaaaaaaaaaaaatcgcgtggAATTAAATGACTCAATAAAAAAGTTTACCCAAAGTTTTGGCCGTTGGGTGGCTAAGCAGTCGGTGTTCCGTTTGTATGTGAatttaaattgtttattaGACTGATTTTGATAAcgttttacagaaaaaaaaaatgcacgaAACGAGCAGAATATTCCACTTCAATTAAaccattatttaaattatttacataaacTAAGAAGAACGCGATGTGAACAATAAACATTCACTCGTGATCACGATGATCTTTGTGGTTATGGCAGCAACGAATGGAGAGAATGTACAGTAATGTACATAAATGAGTTCCCAGTGGTTCgctattattttcttttttttttaatccaaacTGAAACAAGCTttctttttgtaaaaattttaagtgtTTATGACCAACGTGTCGTTTGTTTCTCCTGTTACTTGCGACGCTAAGTCACTGGCACATAAAATCTGCTTAGAAGGGAAACTGGTTCCAGTTTtgataccaaaaaaaaaaaatactgagcCACTGGAAACccattaatgaacattactgGGTTACATTACGACTTATACagcagaaaaaaacaacaataacaacaacaaaaacgtATAATCATTCGTATTGGGGTATTCGATCTACAGATTTAGTACTTTCATTGCGTTAAGATGTACttctgtaaataaatatacatttaattattcgtttttttttttttttaacttaatTCTCAGCATATCTGACGCGACATCAGCGCCGTCTACCGGTGGCTAAACTTCCACATTCGGTATCGCTCTTGCAAGTTATCGAGCTTCTACTGTATGCTCTGTGGGGTTGCATTTGAGGAGAGTAAGGCTGATTCATATATGGTGCATGCACGTGTTTGTGACGGCGGGCTTGTGATGTTACAGACTAGACTGCACAGGAATCGGGCACCGGGGCCGATGGAGTTACGTAAACGTGCAATACCGATCATAACAATCATTCCAAGCGCATACAGCGCTGGTGTTATATGTATGCGTATGTacgatgtaaaaaatatgtacattaCTTTCGTGAGTCTCAATTACCTCGATATTCACGCGCCTATCGCCTTGCTGCGATTTCGagagattatttaaatatacatGTGACTTGTTGAAACCGCATTTTAAACACATACACGTATAGTTTTTCTAAATGTCTTTTCTGTATGTTCACTTTTCCTTCTGTTCTTCAGTACCTTTTATTGGTATGTACGTCTACTGTGAGCTAAGAGAAAATGTAATGAAAACTCGTCGTGCTTGTGTATTCAATTCAGATTTTTGAACTGATTTTCGATCTTTGTTTCAACAATGATTTATACATCTCGTTTGTTCAGTATTCCGTTAAAATTCCAAGAAAGTAGAGGGGAAAAATTGTTCCGTACTGTTTCAGGCAgagttaaaatataaaaattgactatCTGTACTATTATGTTGGTATGCCGCTACTATTGTTTCTAGCAGCAGGCAGTGTGGACCAATTGAATTAGCAATAAACCTTATAGGTTGATAAACTACGATTATCGATCTTTTTTTATCGCGTGAAAGCGCACAGCATTAAGGATTTTTTATTGAACGGTGTAATCGTCTGTATCCTAAAATGATTGGAAATCATTCCGAGAAAGATAGCTATATCGCGTTGTAACGCAAGTTATAACTAGTAAAATAATCCTCAATATTTCATAgcaacataaaaaaaaaaaccgtcacGTGTCGCACAATTTGCTGATTTTCCTCGACGGAATGATCGTGGAATATTAGTCAATCGCTGGCAATGTAAGGCTAATTTTGCAATTTGCAATGTGAACAAATGCAGACACAAAGAGGTGTCAGTTATCttattgtacgtataataccCAAGTACTTCGGTTATAAACTGCGGAGCTGATGACTTGACGAGTAAATATCCGGTCAGTGagcgtatgtatgtatgtatgtatgtatgtatgtatgtatgtatgtgtgtatatatatgtatgcatatagcATAAAAATACATCTGGAGCAAAAATCGCGTCTGACTCAATGTCGCTTGTGGTCAGATAAGCTGAACTGGAGGTGCAGGCTGACGATGAGTCAAATCGATCCGGTACTGTATTCAGTATTGGACTGATTGAGCCTTCCGGTTTAAGTTCTATTTAATCAAATCGACAAGGTGGATTCACAATTCATTATTTCATCGAAATACATAACGTATGTTTATTATTACAGGCGTGCGATTAATGAAACGCGGTCATCGAAGCTGTTTACATACATATCCACGTGTATTAATTGTGTGCCTTTATATACTGGTAAAGTACAGGCCGGGACGAAAGTTGATTTACAAGTAATTGACCATTTTAAGAATCCGTTcaacgtcatcgcggaaagcAAGACTTTAACGTTTTCGATGTCTACGCGTGTATcacttttacatttttctctgCGCGGAGTGAAATTCTATGAACTAGGCATGCACTTCTACTTGCAGGAAAAAGGAGCTTAATATACTTGGAAGCACATAGTTAAATTCTTATCGGTTCGTTGCGAGTTCTGTAAAGCTTAGTTATAATACAGAGTAGACATTTATCGTATATAATTTGTCGATGAGAATCTCGTCATGTGTAATCTAGACGACGTTTTCGAGTCTAACTTTATAACTTTATAACAAGTGGTGATTCAGCAGCATATTCCTCGAGCTATCTAAGATTAAATCTCGGATTTAATTGCAGCGTGGATCAAATGACGCTGCGCATGCGGATATTTTCGTTGCGCATACGACAGATTTCTCTAAAACTAGCACACGAATTGATGAATGTATTGTGTAATTCATAGAAGCGATTGTCGATAAAAGTAGATTTGTACAATTAGTTGCTTGTAATTCGTTTTAATCGAAGGTTCGAAACTTCGGGCAAATAAAAATTCGCGTCTCTgagaattatgaaaatatatgattatttgaatgaaatacCCATTTGCATTATTGACAACATAGCTGTTTGTGAGTCGGTGCGATTGAAATTTAGCACACAATTCTCGACTAgtattgagtaaaaaaaaattcacaagaTATACTGCAAATtatatttcttcaaaaataaattgagttACCCAACAGTTTAAAGAGTTCACGCTTTGAATAACACAGCAATCACTGCAAGTATTCGACATTTTCAAGGCACAATTTTTAATGCCTttagtgtaaaaaaatacattacaTATTATGCGAGAAACGAAACGGCTGCTTGAAAGTTGTGAGAATTAGGTTTGCGAATCGTACCCGCGGCATGTAGTAACGCGAACGAAAGGAAACGAACGGAAATATTGCGAAATagtttccccccccccccgctgCTAATTCTAACtcgcaaaaaatttctcactcCTCTCGGTTAGCGCGAAAGTATAGTATGCCTACAAGTAGGTATAACGGTTAAAAGATGGATTCCTCGTCGATATCGACGATTAATGAATCCAGGGTAATTAGAATACACAAATTACCACGCTAATTCGTTTGATAATTAATTCGCTAATTAGTCTTGAACGATCACGTTATAGAAACGATAAGAACACAATGCATAATACATGTCTGATgtatttttgttattgtatCCAACTGATTAACTTATAATATTGTAATCGAATTGCATTGTTACTATTTTTGCTGCATAGATATTGATCAGGATGATACAGGTCTGTGATATGGATCACTTGTCACGTGCGCAATGAATGTCGATTCGATTTACACCATTATGAAACGAATGTTACGGTTTCCCTTTCCTAGAACCCTTCAATAATGTAGAGAAAATGAAAGCTTAAAATCTGTGTGAATGATAGAGCGAAAAGCTTGACCAATCGATTCTTACCTATACGATTTGCGGTATTTACTCCTTGAATTTCCACTCCTGGCGACACATGGGGCAGAGGTGACTTGTCTGCTGCGAGTGCAGCCACTTCATGATGCAGTGGATGTGAAAACAATGCGAGCACTGGCCCCACActtgaacgaaaaaataatcagtgAGAAAACTCCGGAATAATGAGAAACAGGCGATCGTTAAAAAATGATTCGCAATGATGTGGCGGCGACTATTGCTGCTCGTGCTTATGCAGTTTACCGTTAAACCGAACGTTTCGCCGTCCTATCCGGAAGTAAGCTAAAATCGTTCCGTAAGCATCGTAACCGAGCTCCGCGCTATACATGtaacatatgtatacatacacaataTGTACGTAGTTCAACTGGAACGAATTTTATGCGGATCGATATTTGCCGCCGTTTACCGCGCAGATGCGAACACGGACCTATGACGACAGGTTTAGGATTGTTTGGTTCTGAATTTGAAATCATCCTGCGGAATCTTGGTTCTAGATTGAATATCGTAAATAATTagaagccaattttttttatttctatacatGTTAGTCTTACGCGAGAGAAAAGGTCATTTGCATACTTTGAAACGTCGATTGCATTGGAATTGTGACAGTCCAATTAGTAATATTCATGTCTCTCGATTATAATTAAAGCCATCGTTATGCGTGCGATTgttgatttatttgaaaattagtgtattaaattttttatttctgttgaTTCGGTTGATTGATAATCGTTGTTAACGAATGTATAATTCTGTGACGATGTATGGAATATGTAGCGCGATGATATACCTAGTTAATCATAATGGTTTTAGTGAAGATTTAAACATTCTTTGAGAGCAGacgaataattatacatacctaaAGGGCAATCGTCGCCGGGTATTTTGCAATCTGGGCAGCTGGCATCGAATGGCATTCGGCAAATGCCGCAGTTGTCGTCGTTCGCTATCCAACGCCAAGTAGCAACGCCCGTCCAACCTAAACAATAACAGACAATGTCCAAAACAATGACCGATTTGTTTACGATACGTCAGAAACGCATGGAAATTCAAAATCCGGCGGTAAggcgaaaaaattattcgtctCAAAATAGCCGACGTTGCCTTCATCGACGGTTAAAGTTCTTGGTTATAGTTATGcgcatgtataatattctATTATTAACCCGGCACAGCGAGATTATCGAATGGTAATACACCTcaacgataataaataaacagaaTAAATTACATGTTGAGGTTATGTTGCGATTTTCGAGTTGAGGGAAATTGCGTACTTACTTTTGATCGTAACTTTCATGTTTTACATCACATTCAAAAAATAACTAGGACTCCACACTATTCCCGTAAATAGATaggcaagttttttttcaatagacgagtgagtaaaaataacgaattacATAGCTTGGATGATGTATGAATAACCGCCACGATTTTACGGATCTCGTCGCGACGGCCGTACGAGTCAGCTGACGGATTCTTATTgctgaattcaattttctcgcACGAGGGACATACGAGCATTGAATCTGGAAAGGTGCTGCCATCTGCTGGCTCAAACTAGAAGGCGTGCCGAGTGACGTCACGATTCACCGGTAAAGCAGATTCCAATTCCACGGTCATTTGAATAGTTGAAATTGTAGAAATTATTCTTTTACTTCAAATCAAATTTAAGCATGCGTGCTTCTGTGACGTTTAAGTAGAAATGAATCATGATCAAtttcaagttgaaaaaagttttaaattgGTGAAGGAATTTATCGCAAAtcaaacttacaattagattcaaaaatttgatgttGGTTAGTTCGGTTcggaagaatttgaaattgttacTCACAAAGTCTGAAGttacgataaaattgaaaggAAATCCTTAGTCGAGTATTCCGTGGCCTCGATTCAGCTAAAGTACCTCAttttacgtacgtacgtacttATACAAGTAATGAGaataactataaaaaattactatcATTAGTTAGGTAACTGTCTCATCAATTTGAAGCTAGTACACTTGGCCAGAATATCATCATTGTCATCCAGGTCTTGTAACTTTCTGGGAGCGATGCTTTCAATTTTGGTTTTCGTCCTCATTCCGGGTAAAgtctgataattttttccgaataagGGTATCGTTGAAGAGAAAGTTTCACTGGTAGAAAAGCTTTCTAGACTGATTGTGAATGTACCAATTAATTccataaacttttttttattttcaagtggCGACC
Proteins encoded in this region:
- the LOC124214105 gene encoding uncharacterized protein isoform X1 translates to MQLAATPRPHPPPVPPRPSRQVVAEALKRSPRPPCPTRQAPPPPDTKPWRAGRTVVYESATSPTSVRSAEDDRQQRDERAANPRDQNLQRLGGGKAVTPATSERGDGKSRGTIQQPLKRPAPIHVARTGNGGGSSSSESEKSAAPKFKNQRHIQVVNGAVVFEAQNTQVRVPRSESKESRPEDADEALKESAEMDAAKNVTTVDDKREEVVEGPRRSSSSTISSGDDCATVVVVDDQPESRRVAFDDRVNIQHEDWLEAGVRYSSTKITLSGDEVNDEGVALTESTEDRINGLGYFDEDEEMMITAFDFTSIKEKIAMSTLQGLPPLPRSLSGFNLSTNRDGNEPPPPPARSSSRPQRGARTSPGVGGRPSPQGRQLTTLDTQLAKLRREMFGLRQLDLSLLSQLWSLNESIQEFRQLLQEQDDRAPSPSPSSEEGDDTSYGSHPPPHPRRPPPVSHHHRAPRPPPRNDSPSSEEYGAV
- the LOC124214105 gene encoding uncharacterized protein isoform X2 produces the protein MQLAATPRPHPPPVPPRPSRQVVAEALKRSPRPPCPTRQAPPPPDTKPWRAGRTVVYESATSPTSVRSAEDDRQQRDERAANPRDQNLQRLGGGKAVTPATSERGDGKSRGTIQQPLKRPAPIHVARTGNGGGSSSSESEKSAAPKFKNQRHIQVVNGAVVFEAQNTQVRVPRSESKESRPEDADEALKESAEMDAAKNVTTVDDKREEVVEGPRRSSSSTISSGDDCATVVVVDDQPESRRVAFDDRVNIQHEDWLEAGVRYSSTKITLSGDEVNDEGVALTESTEDRINGLGYFDEDEEMMITAFDFTSIKEKIAMSTLQGLPPLPRSLSGFNLSTNRDGNEPPPPPARSSSRPQRGARTSPGVGGRPSPQGRQLTTLDTQLAKLRREMVRAPCKVCHSVEDPVIDWTIVTRQER
- the LOC124214105 gene encoding anaphase-promoting complex subunit 11-like isoform X4; the protein is MKVTIKSWTGVATWRWIANDDNCGICRMPFDASCPDCKIPGDDCPLVWGQCSHCFHIHCIMKWLHSQQTSHLCPMCRQEWKFKE